The sequence GCCCGCGGCGTTCATGGAAAAGGCCCGTCCTTCCGAAGCCGCGCCGCTCGGGAACGCATTCCCGGGCGCGGCTTCCTTGGACGCATCGGTCCCGGGCAGCTGCGCGGCGCAGCGCATGCGGCGGTGCATGACGCGCATCATGGCAGTCTGCAGGAGCAGGAAATCGACGGGCTTGGGCACCACGTCGTCCATGCCCGCGGCCAGCATCTCCTCGCGGTCCATCTGGGAGACGCGGCCGGTCATGCCGATGATCGCCACGCCAGGATTGACGTGCTCGCGCCCCCCGCCGCGTATCACCCGCGTGGCAGTGAGGCCGTCCATGACCGGCATGCGCGCGTCCATGAGCACCACGTCGAAGCAGTGGCGGCCGAGCAGGTCCAGGGCCGCGGCGCCGTCGCCCACGATCATGTACCGGTGCCCGCTGCGCCCGAGGAAGGCCCCGGCCAGCTTCTGGTTGACCGGATTGTCCTCGACCACGAGCACGTTCAGCGGCTCGATCCGCTCCACGTCGCCCGGGTATGCCGGGCGCTCGACGAGCGGTCCGCCCGGGGCGAAGCGGGCGGTGAAGGTGAAGGTGCTGCCCTGCCCTGGGTCGCTGGCCACGGAGATCTCGCCTCCCATCAGGCCCACCAGCCTGCGGCAGATGGCCAGGCCGAGGCCGGTGCCGCCGTAGCGCCGGGTGATGGAGCCGTCGGCCTGGGTGAATCTCTCGAAGATGGCCTCGCTGCGCTCCCCGGGGATGCCGATGCCCGTGTCCCGGACCTCGAAGCGCAGGAGCACCCCCGGGGCGACCAGGCCCGCGCGCTTCGCGCGCACGCGCACCTCGCCCCGTTCCGTGAACTTGATGGCGTTGCCCACGAGGTTCACCAGCACCTGGCGCAGCCTGCCCGGGTCGCCGCGCAGGGAGTCCGGCACGTCGTCCGCGACCGTCGCGCCGAGGGCGAGCCCCTTGCGCTCGGCCTCCACGACGAGCCCCTTGATCACGCCCTGCACCAGGCCGCGCAGGGAGAAGTCCACGGATTCGAGCTCGAGCCCCCTGGCCTCGATCCTGGAATAGTCGAGGATGTCGTTGACGATGCGCAGGAGCGTGCGCGCCGACTCGCCGATCGTGGAGACGAAATCCCGTTGCTCCGCGCCGAGCTCGCCGTTCAGGACCAGATCGCTCATGCCGATGATGGCGTTCATGGGCGTGCGCAGCTCATGGCTCATGTTGGCCAGGAACTCGGTCTTGGCGCGGTCCGCGGCCTGGGCTTCGTCGCGCGCCTGGGTCAGCTCCCGCTCCATGCGCATGCGCTCGGTGAGGTCCTGGATGATGCCCACGACCACGCTCTCGCCGGACAGGGGCAGGTCGGCCGCCCCCTTCCTGATGAAGAGATGGCGCGTGCGGCCCTCACCGTCCTCGACCTCGGCGTCGTAGCCGAGCGGCAGCCGCGTGGACAGGACCTGCATGTCCTTCTTGCGGAAACGGTCGGCGAGCTCGGCGGGCACGATGTCGAAGTCGCTGCTGCCGATGATGCGCTCCCGCGGCATGGCGAAGAGCGTGCAGAAGGCCTCGTTGACGAGGACGAAGCGGGATTCTGCGTCCTTGACGAAGACCGGCAGGGAGATGGTCTCCAGGACCTGGCGCACGAACTCCGAGCTGCGCGTGCTGGCACGTTCCGCGGCGCGGCGCTCGGAGATGTCCATGATCGAGACGATGACCCGCGCGAGGCTCTGCTCGTAGCCCTGGGGCACACAGACCTGCACCTGGGTCTCGAAGACTCGCCCCCTGCGGCTGCGGTGCCTGGCCTCGCCCGAGAACACCGTCGCGCCCGAGGCCAGGGCGGTCATGCGCGCGGCGAAGCCCGCCATGGAGGGCTCGTCCAGGAGGCGGTGCAGCCTGCCGCGCAGCTCCTCGCGGCTTTCTGCCTCGAAGATGGCGAGCGAGGCCTGGTTGGTGTCCAGGACCACGCACAGCCGCGCGCAGTGGCGCAGGTCCTCCGGATGGGCCGTGAAATGCGCCGCGAAATCGCGCACGCCCCGGCCGCGCAGCTCGTCGAAGAATTCCTTGACCGCCGAGAGGTCCTCCTCCCACAGCGAGATGGGGCTGTGCTCGAAGAGGCTTCGGTAGCGCGCCTCGCCCTCCGCGAGGGCGGCCTCGGCCCGGGCCTCGGCGGTCACGTCGAGGATCACGCCCTGCAGCAGGCCGACGCTCTCGCCGCTTTCCGGGTCCTGGACGGTGGAGCCGTCGAAAGGGGGCCAGATCTGCAGATGCGCGTGGCGCACCTCTCCGTTGCCGGCCAGGAGGCACAGGCGCAGCGTCTGCTCCTGGCCGCCGCGCGCGTGGCCCAGGGCCTGTTCGAGCCTCGTCTTGTCCGGGGGCGCGACGATGTCCATGAAGCGCAGGCCGTCGGGACCGAAATCCGCGCGGCAGTAGCCGAAGCGCGAGACGTTGCCGCTCACCAGGCGCACGGGCAGGTCGGGCCGGTCCTCCCAGAGAAAGGCCACGGCCGGTCCCTTCTCCATGATCTCCCGAAGCCCCTTGGCCCGGAGCCCGCCTGCGGAAGCGGACTCGTCCGGCGTGTCGCTGCGCTCTGCCATCCCTTCATCCATGAGAGTGTCCCTGGAAGTGTCTGCGGAAATGTCCGGGGGACGCGGGGGATCGGGCAGGCCCTCCGCCTGCCGGAAAATCCCTCCCGTCGGCCATTACCGATCCCCGCGGCGCTTGTCCACAACGCACGGAGGTCATCTCCGGCGCCCCCGGGCGAGGCCGCGCCGCTCGGCGCCGCACAGGTCGCGCAGCACGCGGGCAAGAGCCCCGGGCCGCAGGGGCATGGGGGAGGCAGGTCGGCGCGCGGCGGACACGCTCGCCGTCGTAGGAACTGAACCGTGATTCAACGACTATATCCTCGCCTCGAAGGCATCTGCCGAGGGGATCGGCAAAGAGCTCGGAGAAGTCCTCGAGCCCTGGGACATCGAACAGTCTCCGGCCCACGACCTGCTCGCAACCAAGTTCGATGGCCGAGCAGAACATGCTGTCAACATCCTGGAATACAAAATTTTCATCGAGAATTGCGGAGATTTCCACGTCCCCTTTCCGGGGATCTGGCTCCGCTGTTTCAGCGGCATCCGCGACGGCGGAAGGCATTCCCGCGGCAACCGAATCCTGTCCAGTGGTGTGTGATCCGGCAGCCTGTGCGGATCGCAGATCACTCTTCATCCTCCCCCCCAGGAAGACACGAACGGCACAAGAAATGAACAGATGTTCAAATCAACTACACGAGATCGGAAAGCGTGTCAAAAATACCAGCGCCAGGCGCGCCCGGCCTCGAACAGCTGGCGCAGGGTGGTGATGCCGCCGCCCGAGAGCTTGCGCACCAGGAAGACGAAGAGGTAGGCGGTCTGCAGGGCGTCGGTCAGGGCGTTGTGGGCGGGAAAGCGCGGCAGGCCGTGTTCCGCGGCCAGGTCGGCCAGGGAGTAGGAGACGCGCAGGTCGTAGCGGTCGTAGAGGTTCTCCCAGTTCTGCGCGCGCAGGATGCGGGCCATGTGCATGGTGTCCAGGCAGGGATTGCGCAGCCTGCCGCCCATGAGCGAGAGGCAGGCCCTGTTCAGGAAGCCCATGTCCAGCCCCACGTTGTGGCCGATGATGAGCGAGGTGCCCAGGAACTCCACGAACCCGGGCAGGACCTCGGGCAGGGGGGCGGCCTCGCGCACCTGGGACGGGGTCAGGCGATGGATGAGGGTCGAGGCCTTGGGCAGCTCCCTGCGCGGACGGACCACGCAATAGAAGGTCTCCTGCGTGCGGATGGAAAGGCCCGCGAGGCGCACGGCGCCCAGGGAGACGATCTCGTCGCCGCGCGGATCGAGCCCGGTCAGCTCCGTGTCCAGCACGGTGAAGGAGCACTCGGACAGGGGAATGTCGTGGT is a genomic window of Desulfovibrio sp. X2 containing:
- a CDS encoding ATP-binding protein: MAERSDTPDESASAGGLRAKGLREIMEKGPAVAFLWEDRPDLPVRLVSGNVSRFGYCRADFGPDGLRFMDIVAPPDKTRLEQALGHARGGQEQTLRLCLLAGNGEVRHAHLQIWPPFDGSTVQDPESGESVGLLQGVILDVTAEARAEAALAEGEARYRSLFEHSPISLWEEDLSAVKEFFDELRGRGVRDFAAHFTAHPEDLRHCARLCVVLDTNQASLAIFEAESREELRGRLHRLLDEPSMAGFAARMTALASGATVFSGEARHRSRRGRVFETQVQVCVPQGYEQSLARVIVSIMDISERRAAERASTRSSEFVRQVLETISLPVFVKDAESRFVLVNEAFCTLFAMPRERIIGSSDFDIVPAELADRFRKKDMQVLSTRLPLGYDAEVEDGEGRTRHLFIRKGAADLPLSGESVVVGIIQDLTERMRMERELTQARDEAQAADRAKTEFLANMSHELRTPMNAIIGMSDLVLNGELGAEQRDFVSTIGESARTLLRIVNDILDYSRIEARGLELESVDFSLRGLVQGVIKGLVVEAERKGLALGATVADDVPDSLRGDPGRLRQVLVNLVGNAIKFTERGEVRVRAKRAGLVAPGVLLRFEVRDTGIGIPGERSEAIFERFTQADGSITRRYGGTGLGLAICRRLVGLMGGEISVASDPGQGSTFTFTARFAPGGPLVERPAYPGDVERIEPLNVLVVEDNPVNQKLAGAFLGRSGHRYMIVGDGAAALDLLGRHCFDVVLMDARMPVMDGLTATRVIRGGGREHVNPGVAIIGMTGRVSQMDREEMLAAGMDDVVPKPVDFLLLQTAMMRVMHRRMRCAAQLPGTDASKEAAPGNAFPSGAASEGRAFSMNAAGAAERPPSGYERAEALERLGGDEGFLLELIEVFKEDAPQKLAELEQAAEAMDRPMLREAAHSLKGGAAAVGAANVRDAAKLVEDTSAEAAPEELRAGIARLRAEFERIVDLLD
- a CDS encoding PolC-type DNA polymerase III, encoding MTAMAPDHGSGGAGSGWARRMAGLCGALGIPLPGAAREHPLLRANRDAFARVDHDIPLSECSFTVLDTELTGLDPRGDEIVSLGAVRLAGLSIRTQETFYCVVRPRRELPKASTLIHRLTPSQVREAAPLPEVLPGFVEFLGTSLIIGHNVGLDMGFLNRACLSLMGGRLRNPCLDTMHMARILRAQNWENLYDRYDLRVSYSLADLAAEHGLPRFPAHNALTDALQTAYLFVFLVRKLSGGGITTLRQLFEAGRAWRWYF